The genomic stretch TGGCTTGATAACAAAGTAAACCGACTGATTGACGACACCTATAGCTTGAGATCTAAATGGTTGAGATGGGTTACAAATGATTAATCTATGAGACTCTCATGTAACCAACACTTAGAATGATCTAATCATCATCTCATGTGGTAGAAATAGTTAATGGTACTGTGATTTCCTTCTTGTATTGTTACTTTAAGTTTTACTTTTTCAATAATACATTTGATGTTGTACGAGGTACAAATAACAACTTTTAGAGAGCTCGCCAGAGACTCAGAGATATCCACTTTCCGAAAAAACCACAGAATGGGAAATTCCATGGGACCCCATTTCTcccaaaaccttctctcttcaATTGGGCTTCCCAGAACATCATTTCCACGCCTGTAAGCAGAATGATTTCAACTTCTATTAGTTTTAAATCTTGAGGAGAAAAGGACATTACCTCATCACATGTTCCTACACTCAAAAACAGGGAATGATGAAAAGACCACTTTATCTCTACAGTTGGATGCCTTTGCACTTCTGTTAATTAATTCTTATGTTAATGCGCTGAGAATATAAAGAACACAATTGTGAACCACCAGCTGGGATAGCTCAGTCGGGAGAGCGTCAGGCTGAAGAATAGAAGGTCACGTGTTTGATCTACGTTCACCGCAtctaccctttctttttctttttctagggtATTATGCCAAGTGGGCCAGCACTTCCAGAACCAGTTAAGTCGTGTCACGTTGAGAGAGCTCCAAAACTGCCCTACGTGTCCAGATTTGGCTCAACTTGTATCTGCTATAAGATCGGGGaatactctctctccctctttctagACCTTTCGGCATTCTCTAATCTCTGCAACCCTGCGATTCTAACAGCGAGgttgaaggaggaggaggagaaggtaAATTTGAgtaaattttcatttaatatatatatatatatatattattgatcTATTATTTTGTCTATTTTTTCAACTTTGTAGAAGATCGTGCGAGATCTTTTAACTTATTTCATTAATTAATTCTGTTTATGATTGTTTATTTCATCTTATACGAGGTTATGTTGCGTCAGATAGTGATCTGATTCCGTCGATCTATCACACATATTTGTATATTATTTTGTCTCTGATTTGATGATCCCCTTTTGGAAATCTTTGCGATTCATGGTACGATTTATTTTGATGCTCTTGAGAAACTGGTTTCCGGGTTATAGttgatttgtttcttcttttttattttaagtgtGTGATGCGAAATTCTGGTTATTGTAATATTGGAAATTCTGGCCCTTAGTTGTGTAGAATTAATCTTAGATCCCATGGGAACCCTTGTATAGTCCATGAGGCTCAAATGATTTGTGATAAGACAAACTAAGGCGATTAGAGAACTTTTGTGGTTATAGTTAGGATCGTGTTGCAGATGTTGCAGAAGATCGAATAACATGTTTAAGGGTTGGGGTTTCACATGGGAGGCGGAAGTAATAATCCCACAAGAATGTGATAAGCCTATAGGTACTTGGGCACCCTCTCCTTAGTGGCTAGCTTTGGCAACTCGGGTTGTCTCAAAAAGGATAAAGTTGGAGAAGATCTCGGTTGTTCCCACATGGAGGGGGAAGATGTGAAAGATCTCAGTTACTGTCGTGTGGAGGGGGAGATATCTGATAAACttgtcattttcatttttgtgaCTGATGCAGTTTTAAGTTGCATATAGTACACACCTGCTACCTAGCCTGCTTATTGTGCACAAACTTTGCAGGCAATCATGATAGCTCAAACAGTTTGCCCGTTGTACAATTCTTATTTAGAGGAAAACATTACCGTGCAAATAATATAAATGGATATAATATAAAAGAGGAAAGTGTGAACTTTTAATGCTTCACAATTGGGTTTCAATAGTTATTTTGTGGTTTTTTAATGGCTTTGTGGAATTGATGCCTTTTCTTTAATATTGCATTTATATCATCTGAGTGATATGTTCTAAACATGGATAATAGGATATGCCTTGTGGTTGCAGGTTGCTTTTTATCCATTTGTCTTCTCCCGCATGCAGAAGGTCATGCGTGattctttttaaaattatttcattacttaattttgtttatgattggttatTTTATCTTATACGAGGTTACGTCGTGTCAAATAGTGATCTGATTCCTTCGATCAATAACacatatttgattattatttcGTCTCTGATATGATCCCCTATTACAAATCttgtgattcttcttcttctcttcttctctgacGAGTGAAACATAAGATCATCTACTTGGAGGGTACGATTTATTTTGATGCTCTTGAGAAACTGGTTTCCGGGCTATAGTTGATTTGTTTCATCTTTTTTACTTTAAGTGTGATGCAAAATTCTTGTTATTGTAATATTGGAAAATGTGGCCCTTAGTTGTGTAGCATTAATCTTAGTTCCCATGGGAGACCCTTGTATAGCCCATGAGGCTCAAGTGATTTATGATAAGACAAACTAAGGCGTTTAGAGAACTTTTCTGGTTGTAGTTAGGATTGTGTTGCGAAAGATCGAATAACATGTTTACGCGTTGGGGCTGGGGTTCATATAGAAGGCGGAAGTAATAATCCCACATTGAATGTGATAAGCCACTTGGGCACTGTCTCCTTAATGGCTAGCTTTGGCAACTGGGTGTGTCTCAAAGGATAAAGTTGGAGAAGATCCTCGGTTGTTccagagtgtgtgtgtgtgtgtgtgtgtgtgtggtgttGGGGGGGAGTGAAAGATCTCGGTTACTCTCGTGTGGAGGGGGAGATATCTGGTAAACTtgtgaattttgtttttgtgaCTGATGCAGTTTTAAGTTGCATACAGTACACACCTGCTACCTAGGCTGCATATTGTGCACCTCCGTCGCAGGAAATTATGATATCACAAACAGTTTGCGCGATGAACAATTCTTCTTTAGAGGAAAACATTACCATGCAAATAACATAAATGGATATTCTATAAAAGAGGAAAGTGCGAACTTTTAATGCTTCACAATTGGGTAACAATAGTTATTTTGTGGTTTTTTGATGGCTTCATGGGATTGACACCTTTTCTTTAATATAGCATCTATATCATCTGAGTGATATGTTCTAAACATAGATAATAGGATGTCTTGTGGTTGCAGGTTGCTTTATtgttcctattttttttatttttttatttttttatttttttatttttgactttGCAGAAGATCATGCGTGatttttttaaacttatttCATTAATTAATTGTGTTTACGATTGGTTATTTTATCTTATACGAGGTTTCGTTGTGTCAGATAGTGATCTGATTCCTTCGATCTATAACACATAttggattattattattgtctCTGATATGACCCCCTGTTACTAATCTTGCGATTGTTTTTCTCTGACGATTGAAACATAAAGATCATCTACTTGGAGGGTACGATTTATTTTGATGCTCTTGAGAAACTGGTTTCCAGGCTATGGttgatttgtttcttcttttttattttaagtgtGTGATGCAAATTTCTGGTTATTGTAATATTGGAAATTCTGGCCCTTAGTTGTATAGCTTCAATCTTAGATCCAATGGGGAACCTTGTATAGTCCATGAGGCTCAATTGATTTGTGCTAAGTCAAACTAAGGTGTTTAGAGAACTTTTCTGGTTCAAGTTAGGATCATGTTGAGGAAGATCGAATAACATGTTTAACGCGTTGAGGTTGGGTTCACATGGAGGTGGAAGTAATAATCTCACATTGAATGTGATAAGCCTATAGGTTCTTGGGCTTCCTCTCCTTAATGGCTAACTTTCGCAACTCGGGTTGTCTCAAAGTTGGAGAAGATCTTGGTTGTTCCCGTGTGGAGGGGAAGACGTGAAAGATCTCGGTTACTCGTGTGGAGGGGGAGATTTCTGATAAACTTGTGAATTTCAAATTTCGTTTTTGTGACTGATGCAGATTTAAGTTGCATACAGTACACACCTGCTACCTAGGCTGCTTATTGTGCACCTCCGTTGCAGGCAATTATGATATCTCGAACAGTTTGCCCGATGAACAACTCTTCTTTAGAGGAAAACATTACCTTTCAAATAACATAAAATGGATGTTTTATAAAAGAGGAAAGTGTGAACTTTTAATGCTTCGCAATTGGGTTTCAATAGTTATTTTGTGGTCTTTTTGTGGCTTCCTGGAATTGATGCCTTTTCTTTAATGTAGCATTTATCATCTAAGTTATATGTTCTAAACATAGATAATATGCTGTCTTGTGGGTGAAGGTTGCTTTATTGTTCCTACTTGGCGATTTTTTCTACCTGTTGCAATGGCAGATGCTTATGAAACTGATAAGAATATTGAGATTTGGAAGATCAAAAAATTGATCAAGGCACTGGAAGCTGCGAGAGGCAATGGAACCAGCATGATCTCTCTAATCATGCCTCCACGAGATCAGATATCCCGGGCCACAAAGATGTTGGGTGATGAATTTGGAACTGCCTCAAACATCAAGAGTAGGGTTAACCGTCAATCAGTTTTGGGTGCCATTACATCTGCACAACAGAGGCTGAAGCTTTACAATAAGGTTCCTCCTAATGGATTGGTGCTTTATACTGGCACTATTGTAACTGAAGATGGTAAGGAAAAGAAGGTAAcatttgatcttgaacctttcAAGCCAATAAATGTTTCCTTGTACCTGTGCGATAATAAGTTCCATACTGAGGCTCTAAATGAATTGTTAGAGTCTGATGATAAATTTGGTTTTATAGTCATGGATGGGAATGGGACTCTTTTTGGTACTTTAAGTGGCAATTCACGGGATATCCTTCACAAATTCACTGTTGATCTCCCAAAGAAGCATGGAAGAGGAGGTCAGTCAGCTCTGCGATTTGCTCGTCTTCGGATGGAGAAACGACATAATTATGTAAGAAAGGCAGCAGAGCTAGCCACACAATTCTTCATAAATCCCACCAGCAGCCAACCAAATGTTGCAGGATTGATACTAGCTGGTTCAGCTGACTTGAAAACAGAGTTAAGCCAGTCAGATATGTTTGATCCACGCCTTCAGGCAAAGATACTAAATGTGGTTGATGTTTCATATGGGGGAGAGAATGGTTTTAATCAGGCCATTGAGCTATCCTCAGAGATTCTGTCCAATGTGAAGTTTATACAGGAAAAGCGTTTGCTTGGAAAGTATTTTGAGGAGATCAGCCAGGATACAGGAAAATATGTCATTGGTGTTGATGATACCCTTAAGGCTTTAGAAATGGGTGCTGTTGACACACTTATTGTGTGGGAAAGCTTGGATCTTAGTAGGTATGAGTTGAAGAACACTGTTACAGGGGAGACTCATATAAAGCACTTCAAGGATCAAGAGGTCAACGAGTCTAAATTCCGGGATGCAGATGGTGCTGACCTAGTGGTTCAAGAAAAGATGTTACTGCTTGAGTGGTTTGCTGATACATACAGGCAGTTTGGTTGCACACTTGAGTTCATTACGAACAAATCCCAGGAGGGGTCTCAGTTCTGCAGAGGATTTGGTGGCATTGGTGGTATACTTCGTTACCAGCTTGATTTGGGGGTATTTGATGAGTTGTCTGATGGAGAAATATGTGACGATTCTGATTAACAATCAATGAACCCTTGCTTAATGCCAGTGCAGACAGAAGGCTGGGAGAACAAAGGGAAAGTCTGCACTGGTTATGTGAGCAATGGTGCTCACTGTTACTCTTCTCTTGCAGCACCAGAAGTTTCACAGAATATTTATGAAGGTTTCTTTGCTTAATTCTTTTCCTCTATGCCGCATGTCTATATTGAACCCTTTTTTGCATTATCATATTTCTAATTGAGTATTGctcttttttcccttatttctgAACTTGAAGGTGCTACCTGCTTGGTGAATttggagggagaagaggaagcTTGGTATGGTGATTTCACAATATTTGGTGATGATCGAAGCAGCCGTAGCTGTTTCATGAGACAGAATAGAGCTATGAATTGTGGAGCGATCCTTGTTCATCAGGTCATTTGGGTCTGAATAGGATCAAGACCTCGTGCTTGTGTTGGATTGGCATTTTGGAACCTTTAAGTTCTCCATGGATGTTTAGTAGCTACTCCTGCTATTACTCCTGCTGCTGCAGTTCTGCTGCGGCATTTCTTAGTCTTATAGTTCTTATTGGGGATCTATAGTCCTCAATTTGGTCTTGTTTAAGTTGCCTTTGTTTTGATTGGAGCTTGACATCTTAGTAAACTGGTACATTTGGCTATTATCCATTACATAggaatatattatattaatagTCTAATATAGATTGCAAGCATTGAATTCTCACATCTGATGATTCCTCTTTGTTGCAACTACCATCTAATGATTATGATAGTAGATAAATGAGAGCTTGGATAAATGTAATTTTGAGACAACTTCCAATAAAAAATCAGAAGTGAATGAATGATTGTGAGAAGCAGCCCTTCCCACCTTAAGCTTTGGATCACCCCCTTGTGTTGGCCTTTAATGGCTGACTTATCTGTGAAGGGGGAAGAAACAGAGATTGGGTGTGAGGGAGGGCCAGGCAGAGGTGGTGTTTCACATATGTGGCCTGCTTGATTCCTCTCCCATTATGATATGTTCCTCTGTCTTTGCCAATGTGGTTGTGCTCGGTTCTTTCTAGTTTGTTTGCTCTATATGAAGATAGTCAAGGAGCTGAAGAAAGTATCATTAACCTGAACTTTATATAATGCTTCACTTTTTCTGTAATATTGATACTCACTCGTATCAGTTTTAGTTCCCCCCCCCTCTGCCCCCCGGCTGGTTTGTATAATCTATTAGGAGGTGAAAATGGAGTGCCCTAAGTTCCAATCCCACTGCCCTCACCTT from Macadamia integrifolia cultivar HAES 741 chromosome 11, SCU_Mint_v3, whole genome shotgun sequence encodes the following:
- the LOC122094063 gene encoding eukaryotic peptide chain release factor subunit 1-3-like, with amino-acid sequence MADAYETDKNIEIWKIKKLIKALEAARGNGTSMISLIMPPRDQISRATKMLGDEFGTASNIKSRVNRQSVLGAITSAQQRLKLYNKVPPNGLVLYTGTIVTEDGKEKKVTFDLEPFKPINVSLYLCDNKFHTEALNELLESDDKFGFIVMDGNGTLFGTLSGNSRDILHKFTVDLPKKHGRGGQSALRFARLRMEKRHNYVRKAAELATQFFINPTSSQPNVAGLILAGSADLKTELSQSDMFDPRLQAKILNVVDVSYGGENGFNQAIELSSEILSNVKFIQEKRLLGKYFEEISQDTGKYVIGVDDTLKALEMGAVDTLIVWESLDLSRYELKNTVTGETHIKHFKDQEVNESKFRDADGADLVVQEKMLLLEWFADTYRQFGCTLEFITNKSQEGSQFCRGFGGIGGILRYQLDLGVFDELSDGEICDDSD